The proteins below are encoded in one region of Nitrosomonas ureae:
- a CDS encoding J domain-containing protein, which yields MHHQPDLFSNEIKDTQRQNSGNSANALKMTAQHDQLSPGQQRFNRLLARIDKLKLQLVEVQVIRDAHRPVYHQILTPLRERHSLCVREMVFLLDSRLQRRGLSTQQERIAATILCNLSMQLIAQGDEEMKALHDKHSSESLAQKEQSAMMDMREMMEDMLGESLVDDESLETVHDVFKAGMKRLREAEAAEQEARQQARIRKRKPSAAQLQAKADQEAAETTLRKVFRQLASALHPDRASDSDERERKTVLMSEANAAYDRRDLVALLQIQLRTELTDTASIAKMADEQIAALTLLLKQQAQELESELQQQRHDVRCEFGLKSYETVSVASLNRSLRAEESFFERDLSAMQQDLQQLTDDKFFKRWLKDQERLSKESRVDIFDDWRY from the coding sequence ATGCATCATCAACCTGATTTATTTTCCAATGAGATCAAAGATACTCAGCGCCAAAACTCAGGTAATTCTGCCAACGCGCTCAAAATGACGGCGCAGCATGATCAGTTATCGCCAGGGCAGCAGCGCTTTAACCGGCTTCTGGCGCGTATCGATAAACTGAAGTTACAGCTGGTCGAAGTGCAGGTAATACGAGATGCGCATCGCCCCGTGTATCACCAGATACTGACGCCACTGCGTGAGCGCCATAGCCTGTGTGTGCGCGAAATGGTGTTTCTGCTGGATAGCCGATTGCAGCGTAGAGGCTTGAGTACTCAGCAAGAACGCATCGCTGCGACCATACTGTGCAATCTCAGCATGCAGTTGATAGCGCAAGGAGATGAAGAAATGAAAGCGCTGCATGATAAGCACAGCAGTGAAAGTTTGGCGCAGAAGGAGCAATCTGCCATGATGGACATGCGTGAAATGATGGAAGACATGCTGGGTGAATCGTTGGTCGATGATGAATCCCTGGAAACTGTGCACGATGTGTTTAAAGCGGGAATGAAGCGTTTGCGTGAAGCGGAAGCTGCCGAGCAGGAAGCGCGCCAACAGGCTCGGATTCGAAAAAGAAAGCCCAGCGCCGCTCAGCTGCAGGCTAAAGCCGATCAAGAGGCGGCAGAAACCACATTGCGCAAAGTTTTTCGACAACTGGCCAGTGCTTTGCATCCTGATCGTGCCAGTGATTCCGATGAACGTGAGCGGAAAACAGTGCTCATGAGCGAAGCCAATGCCGCTTACGATCGTCGTGATTTGGTGGCTCTGTTACAAATCCAACTGCGTACTGAACTAACGGACACTGCATCCATTGCCAAAATGGCGGATGAGCAAATTGCTGCGTTGACGTTATTGCTCAAACAACAAGCCCAGGAACTGGAAAGCGAACTGCAACAGCAGCGTCATGATGTACGCTGTGAATTTGGCCTCAAGTCCTATGAGACGGTGAGCGTGGCTAGCCTTAATCGCAGTCTCAGGGCCGAGGAATCATTTTTTGAAAGAGACTTGAGCGCGATGCAGCAGGATTTGCAGCAACTGACTGATGACAAGTTCTTTAAGCGCTGGTTAAAAGATCAAGAACGGTTATCCAAGGAGTCCCGGGTGGACATTTTTGATGATTGGCGGTATTGA
- a CDS encoding DUF3467 domain-containing protein, whose translation MTEQNDIPIENKTEATGNQGMQVNVRMQQGEHAGQPLYSNFASIQGGQGVVIVDFGFLDPQTMNTLNQLVRSGKRVPDTVGARMSCRIALNVEAAHNLAHQLNQLLQKK comes from the coding sequence ATGACTGAACAGAATGACATACCAATCGAGAATAAAACGGAAGCAACCGGAAATCAGGGAATGCAGGTTAATGTCAGGATGCAGCAAGGTGAGCATGCCGGTCAGCCACTATATTCTAATTTTGCTTCGATTCAAGGAGGGCAGGGCGTCGTGATTGTGGATTTTGGTTTTCTCGATCCCCAGACCATGAATACGTTGAATCAACTGGTGCGTTCGGGTAAGAGAGTGCCGGATACCGTTGGCGCAAGGATGTCGTGCCGGATTGCACTGAATGTTGAAGCCGCGCATAATTTGGCGCATCAGCTGAATCAATTGCTGCAAAAAAAATAG
- a CDS encoding cupredoxin domain-containing protein → MAKTTTIIFLLAGILAFNTHAAAQQQDTPIEQEKHDHSGHDMAPDAHDHSGHSMDQDKHDHSGHSISKQAGHAAEHDDTSGDHGHDHDIDHSTHDIHATEHGDLHHHHHMDHDDHIMDHEGTMIMGQNLDKLPSSCQSISEEVEITVRAGRKYSAKFPGTAFAFDQQQWHVKPCAKVTWHFINEDSVRHQFMMHGLPKYLYKYGMFHLEVTGPKTVSGTIIVPGSDDTYLVHCDISHHMEKGMKAQLVVGKGGKDIPSIPGLTPYNVNDRYEAEDLPKVSSKPSGKTENNLLTLEMTDFSNPDLRNYGIMLIGALIGLFLIPLFKKIPLRKKND, encoded by the coding sequence ATGGCTAAGACTACAACAATTATTTTTTTACTTGCCGGTATTCTTGCATTCAACACCCATGCAGCTGCGCAACAGCAGGATACGCCCATCGAACAAGAGAAGCATGATCACAGCGGCCACGACATGGCACCTGATGCACATGACCATAGCGGACATAGCATGGATCAGGATAAGCATGATCATAGCGGCCATAGCATCAGTAAACAGGCCGGGCACGCAGCTGAGCATGATGACACGAGTGGCGATCACGGTCATGATCACGACATTGATCACAGTACCCACGATATCCATGCTACTGAACATGGTGATCTCCATCACCATCACCACATGGATCACGACGACCATATCATGGACCACGAAGGCACCATGATCATGGGACAGAATCTGGATAAACTTCCCAGTAGTTGCCAAAGCATTTCGGAAGAAGTTGAAATTACCGTGCGTGCCGGCAGAAAATATTCTGCAAAATTTCCAGGCACTGCTTTCGCCTTTGATCAGCAACAGTGGCACGTAAAGCCCTGCGCAAAAGTTACCTGGCATTTTATTAACGAGGATAGTGTCCGCCATCAATTCATGATGCACGGCTTGCCTAAATATCTTTATAAATACGGCATGTTCCATCTGGAAGTCACTGGCCCCAAAACCGTATCCGGCACGATCATCGTACCGGGCTCCGATGACACTTATTTGGTGCACTGCGATATTTCCCATCATATGGAAAAAGGCATGAAGGCACAATTAGTGGTGGGGAAAGGCGGAAAAGACATCCCGAGCATTCCAGGTTTAACACCATATAATGTAAACGATCGTTATGAAGCTGAAGACTTGCCGAAAGTTTCTAGTAAACCTTCTGGCAAAACTGAGAACAACTTACTAACACTGGAAATGACTGATTTTTCTAACCCGGATTTGAGAAATTACGGAATAATGCTGATTGGTGCACTGATCGGATTATTTCTCATACCACTATTTAAGAAAATTCCATTGCGTAAAAAGAACGACTAA
- a CDS encoding multicopper oxidase domain-containing protein codes for MPVHIFFALLTLCMLSATITAQASLKLPETVKVDPAALTGEPMCDPIISAAWREAQEIEGVKIEASPGCSPDNPAWIAAAVKGTNNISMDTLMKTGLSPDAIIKTDDLDGDGDPDRIIIKLEIMELNGKTPDFPGVLPTFDIAPGIQPGAWVFAPKMSGMSTENFESIRANPLLRLPSPVIRVEVGDIVQIVLENTHYFPHSIHLHGVDHPFSHGEHGGQDGVPQTSEVELMPGERRIYQFQARQPGTMFYHCHVQTHTHLAMGLAGMIIVEENRPNNWLQTLNIGAGHVRHPSVAVREQFDQEYDLHYHAMDKQLGEIIQKHNDPRLIARDMNRRYDITDSTEDYFTLNGLSFPYTLRESLIIVEPDQKIKLRLLNSGGEQIAVHTHGHHATITHYDGVEHNPMAQIMRDVFDIAPAQRIDLKLETVNDGKHSYGEGDWLIHDHREKGITTDGMAEGGSMSSIVYTSYLGKDGMPKVSHFGIDLNKYFTKEYFERRLPIWQDLDEWASLGSPGEHTGLDTATQTSLLNALYGLLAGLLIYLIFARWGQIKQSTTAAIARLKSPKGSNQ; via the coding sequence ATGCCTGTCCATATTTTTTTTGCCCTATTAACTCTCTGTATGCTGTCAGCAACAATAACTGCTCAGGCATCCTTGAAATTACCTGAAACTGTAAAAGTTGACCCCGCCGCGTTAACCGGTGAACCCATGTGCGATCCCATCATTTCTGCCGCATGGCGGGAAGCTCAGGAAATTGAAGGCGTCAAAATTGAAGCATCCCCAGGTTGCAGTCCGGATAATCCCGCGTGGATTGCAGCGGCCGTCAAAGGAACCAATAATATCTCGATGGATACCCTGATGAAAACGGGGCTCTCGCCTGATGCCATCATCAAAACCGATGACCTGGACGGTGACGGTGATCCCGACCGGATTATCATCAAACTGGAAATCATGGAATTAAACGGCAAAACCCCCGATTTCCCCGGCGTGCTTCCAACCTTTGATATTGCGCCCGGCATACAGCCGGGCGCATGGGTTTTCGCGCCCAAGATGAGCGGCATGTCGACTGAAAATTTTGAGAGTATCCGTGCGAACCCGCTATTGAGGCTGCCTTCCCCGGTCATACGCGTCGAAGTCGGCGATATCGTGCAAATCGTATTGGAAAATACTCATTATTTCCCTCATAGCATCCATCTGCACGGCGTTGATCACCCATTTTCACATGGCGAGCACGGTGGTCAAGATGGTGTACCGCAGACCAGTGAAGTGGAACTGATGCCGGGCGAACGTCGTATTTATCAGTTCCAGGCACGCCAACCAGGTACCATGTTTTACCACTGCCACGTGCAAACCCATACCCACTTGGCAATGGGATTGGCCGGGATGATTATCGTTGAAGAAAACAGACCGAATAACTGGCTGCAGACGTTAAATATCGGTGCAGGTCATGTACGCCATCCTTCGGTTGCGGTGCGCGAGCAGTTCGATCAAGAGTACGATCTGCACTATCACGCAATGGATAAGCAATTGGGCGAGATCATCCAGAAACATAACGATCCCAGACTCATTGCACGTGACATGAACCGGCGTTATGACATTACCGACTCGACCGAAGATTATTTTACTTTGAACGGTCTTTCATTTCCTTATACGCTCAGGGAATCGCTCATCATTGTTGAACCGGATCAAAAAATCAAACTGCGGCTGCTCAATAGCGGCGGCGAACAGATCGCCGTTCATACCCACGGCCACCATGCCACGATCACGCATTATGATGGCGTGGAACACAACCCAATGGCGCAAATTATGCGTGACGTCTTTGATATCGCTCCGGCGCAACGCATTGATCTGAAGCTGGAAACTGTCAATGACGGTAAACATAGCTACGGCGAAGGGGACTGGCTGATTCATGACCATCGGGAAAAAGGAATCACCACGGACGGCATGGCCGAAGGCGGCAGCATGAGCTCGATCGTCTACACATCCTATTTAGGTAAAGACGGCATGCCGAAGGTAAGTCATTTTGGTATTGATTTGAACAAGTATTTCACCAAGGAATACTTTGAAAGAAGGCTCCCCATCTGGCAGGATCTGGATGAATGGGCGAGCTTGGGATCTCCGGGTGAGCATACGGGCTTGGATACTGCGACACAAACTTCGCTGCTTAATGCACTCTATGGTTTACTGGCAGGGCTTTTGATCTATTTGATTTTCGCCCGCTGGGGACAAATCAAGCAAAGCACCACAGCAGCAATTGCACGTCTAAAAAGCCCCAAAGGGAGTAACCAATAA
- a CDS encoding efflux RND transporter periplasmic adaptor subunit — MAGCGGSEPEQPAAGTNPAIVVTVMAAEPVNMPMSLETIAQTEGAKEIEVRPRVGGILLKRWYDEGAAVIAGQQLFLIDPEPFQNALNEARALLREQEVRVLRARTDENRQRQLLAENFVSQRAHELTTADLAIEEAALQAAKVRVQQAQLNLSYTTVKAPVSGVTGRAQFSEGALVSANSSLLTTLAQLSPIWVRFSFSDNEVARFGGHLNEKNVHSVQMILADGSEYQQSGKINFAASRIDPMLGTQQLRATFDNADQRILPGQFVRVRVIAGESKTVYIVPQVAVLSSDLGRFVYVIDEHNIVGQRAVIAGDWIGKDWVILDGLNAGDRVVVDNLIKLSPGKIVDPQLRDTVSTEHSNVSS, encoded by the coding sequence TTGGCAGGCTGTGGAGGCAGCGAGCCGGAACAGCCAGCAGCCGGAACGAATCCAGCCATCGTGGTGACAGTTATGGCTGCTGAACCTGTCAATATGCCCATGAGCCTTGAAACAATCGCGCAAACTGAGGGCGCAAAAGAAATCGAGGTCCGTCCGCGTGTCGGTGGAATTTTACTTAAGCGCTGGTATGACGAGGGTGCGGCTGTTATAGCCGGACAGCAGTTATTTTTAATCGATCCCGAGCCTTTTCAGAATGCTTTGAATGAGGCCAGAGCCTTACTGCGCGAGCAGGAAGTTCGGGTATTACGCGCCAGAACCGATGAAAATCGTCAAAGACAGTTGCTGGCTGAAAATTTTGTCAGTCAGCGCGCTCATGAATTGACCACGGCGGATCTGGCGATAGAAGAAGCTGCCTTGCAAGCTGCAAAAGTTCGTGTTCAGCAAGCGCAGCTCAATCTTTCCTACACGACTGTTAAAGCGCCTGTCAGTGGGGTGACCGGGCGTGCGCAATTTTCCGAAGGTGCATTGGTGTCAGCCAATAGCAGCTTGCTGACAACATTGGCGCAGCTGTCTCCGATATGGGTGCGATTCAGTTTCTCTGATAATGAAGTTGCCAGATTCGGTGGGCATTTGAACGAAAAGAATGTGCATAGTGTGCAAATGATTCTTGCGGATGGATCTGAGTATCAACAGTCAGGCAAGATCAATTTTGCCGCCAGTAGAATTGATCCCATGCTCGGCACACAGCAATTGCGCGCCACATTTGATAATGCCGATCAACGTATATTGCCGGGTCAATTTGTGCGGGTGCGGGTTATCGCCGGGGAATCGAAAACGGTGTACATCGTCCCGCAGGTCGCAGTGCTAAGCTCGGATTTAGGTCGTTTTGTTTATGTCATTGATGAACATAACATTGTCGGTCAACGGGCTGTTATCGCCGGGGATTGGATCGGCAAGGATTGGGTTATTCTGGATGGATTAAATGCGGGGGATCGAGTAGTCGTCGATAATCTCATTAAACTGTCGCCCGGTAAAATCGTTGATCCTCAATTACGGGATACGGTATCAACTGAGCATTCCAATGTGTCTTCTTGA
- a CDS encoding efflux RND transporter permease subunit, whose translation MARFFIERPIFASVLSIIIVLAGLAAAMQLPIEQYPRITPPTVIVTANFPGASAETVIKTVAAPIEEKLSAIEGLLYFNSSADSSGRLTITVTFEIGTDIDRATFNVSNEVNTALARLPDEVRRSGITIQKRTNDLLLVFAVTSQDPQHTGLFLSNFITNNILDDIRRSPGVGEARIFGAQDYSMRIWLRPDRMAQLGITTSDIASAIRAQNTQPAVGKIGQEPALADQQLVYTVTAKGRLLEPEQFENIILRSDGARGVLYLKDVARIELGAQDYSNRTLLNGQPGLGIGVFLRSGANALDTAAAVKAKMSELQHYFPEGVQYVVSYDISIFVKASIWEVIKTLGEAMLLVVLVVYLFLQSWRATLIPIIAIPISLIGTFAGLWLLGYSINTLTLFAMVLSIGIVVDDAIVVLENIERLITQEKLSPMNAAIKAMQQVSSAVVAMTMVLVAVFIPVAFLGGIAGELYRQFAVTVAVAGVISGIVALTLTPTLCAVLLRPAHRQSVFFTWFNKHFEQVRRFYVGMVGLSLRHSIRCVLIFALVIVGLMFLVKHIPESLVPAEDQGFVIAAVILPDSATLARTVQTADAVVAELMSKEPAVIFQFAVNGLDFIGGGNKTNVSTIFLRLKDWSERTVSAEDTVKKIFQIGAQQPDGLAIAFNPPAIRGLGSTGGFELFVQSRAGSDTAQLAVVVNEFMQALREEPKLATVNSFLRSSVPQYFVEVDEAKAIAQGVAIPTIYDTLQSTMGTFYVNDFNRFGRTYRVQLQAEAAYRMKAEDLGKVYVRAESGAMVPLSALSTVKHIVGAEQLERFNGLLAAKIMGSGAGGVSSGEAIALVESIAATTLPEGYQIAWTGAAFQEKRLGSAAIFAFSLAVVMVFLILAAQFETWALPVAVIMAIPFAMLGALAAILLRGMPNDIYFQIGMVTLIGLTAKNAILLVEFASQRMKQGVDASQAAIQSAQLRFRPIVMTSMAFILGVVPLVIATGAGSAARQSMGTGVFGGMIMATTVATIFVPLFFSWFVRKHEPKQPDTQPNITSKPQRSDKPERDARD comes from the coding sequence ATGGCTAGATTTTTTATTGAGCGACCGATCTTTGCATCGGTTTTGTCGATCATTATTGTGCTTGCAGGACTGGCGGCTGCCATGCAATTGCCGATCGAGCAGTACCCGAGAATTACGCCCCCTACGGTCATTGTGACCGCAAATTTTCCCGGCGCGAGTGCCGAAACGGTCATCAAAACAGTGGCCGCGCCAATTGAAGAGAAGCTCAGTGCCATTGAAGGGTTGCTGTACTTTAATTCCAGTGCTGATTCGAGCGGCCGCCTGACAATTACCGTCACGTTTGAGATTGGCACCGATATCGATCGCGCTACGTTCAATGTCAGCAATGAAGTGAATACCGCGCTGGCGCGTTTACCCGATGAAGTCAGGCGTAGCGGGATTACCATCCAGAAACGCACCAATGATCTGTTGTTGGTTTTCGCGGTAACTTCTCAGGATCCTCAGCACACGGGGCTTTTTCTAAGCAATTTTATTACCAATAATATTCTGGATGACATCAGACGTTCGCCGGGTGTTGGAGAAGCCAGAATTTTTGGCGCCCAGGATTATTCCATGCGGATTTGGTTGAGACCGGACCGAATGGCGCAGCTGGGCATTACAACCAGCGATATCGCCAGCGCTATCCGGGCACAAAATACGCAACCCGCCGTGGGGAAAATAGGACAGGAACCCGCGTTGGCCGACCAACAATTGGTTTATACCGTCACTGCTAAAGGCCGGTTGTTGGAACCAGAACAATTTGAAAATATTATCTTGCGTTCGGATGGAGCGCGCGGTGTGTTGTATTTAAAAGATGTTGCGCGGATTGAATTGGGTGCGCAAGACTATTCAAACCGGACCTTGCTGAATGGACAGCCAGGCTTGGGTATCGGTGTCTTTTTGCGCTCCGGTGCCAATGCACTGGATACGGCTGCAGCGGTTAAAGCCAAGATGAGCGAGCTGCAGCATTATTTCCCTGAAGGGGTGCAGTACGTTGTTTCCTACGATATCAGCATCTTTGTCAAAGCCTCCATTTGGGAAGTGATCAAAACCCTGGGAGAAGCCATGTTGCTGGTGGTTCTGGTGGTTTATCTATTTCTGCAAAGCTGGCGTGCCACGCTGATTCCCATTATCGCCATCCCGATTTCCTTAATCGGCACGTTTGCCGGGCTATGGCTGCTGGGTTACTCGATTAATACCTTGACGCTCTTTGCAATGGTGCTATCCATCGGCATTGTGGTCGATGATGCGATTGTGGTGCTGGAAAATATCGAGCGGTTAATCACGCAAGAAAAATTGTCACCGATGAATGCGGCAATCAAAGCGATGCAACAGGTATCGAGTGCCGTGGTGGCGATGACTATGGTTCTGGTGGCGGTTTTTATTCCGGTTGCATTCCTGGGAGGCATAGCCGGTGAGTTGTATCGACAGTTTGCTGTAACGGTGGCGGTAGCGGGTGTTATTTCCGGAATTGTGGCCTTGACGTTAACGCCCACTTTGTGCGCGGTTTTACTTCGACCGGCGCATCGTCAATCGGTTTTTTTTACCTGGTTCAACAAACATTTTGAGCAAGTGCGCAGATTTTATGTCGGCATGGTGGGCTTGAGTCTGCGCCACTCGATCCGATGCGTACTGATCTTTGCGTTGGTGATTGTGGGATTGATGTTTCTAGTGAAGCATATTCCGGAGAGCTTGGTTCCTGCGGAAGATCAAGGTTTCGTAATTGCCGCTGTAATTTTGCCGGATAGTGCTACGCTGGCGAGAACCGTGCAGACCGCTGACGCCGTTGTTGCCGAGCTGATGAGCAAGGAGCCGGCGGTGATTTTTCAGTTTGCAGTGAATGGGCTGGATTTTATTGGTGGGGGGAACAAAACGAATGTGTCGACCATATTTCTGCGCTTGAAAGATTGGTCGGAACGCACGGTCAGCGCGGAAGATACGGTCAAGAAGATATTTCAAATAGGTGCCCAGCAACCGGATGGCCTGGCGATTGCCTTTAATCCACCGGCAATACGGGGATTGGGCAGTACCGGCGGGTTTGAATTGTTTGTGCAGAGCCGCGCGGGTTCTGATACTGCCCAGTTGGCCGTGGTCGTGAATGAGTTTATGCAGGCGCTGAGGGAAGAGCCAAAGCTGGCGACAGTGAATTCATTTTTGCGCTCATCGGTACCGCAATATTTTGTCGAAGTGGATGAAGCTAAGGCCATCGCGCAAGGGGTTGCCATCCCAACTATTTATGACACGCTGCAAAGCACTATGGGAACGTTTTATGTGAATGATTTTAATCGCTTTGGGCGGACGTATCGCGTGCAGCTACAGGCCGAGGCTGCTTATCGTATGAAAGCGGAGGATTTGGGGAAAGTCTACGTGCGCGCGGAATCCGGTGCGATGGTACCTTTGTCAGCCTTGAGTACAGTCAAACATATCGTCGGTGCGGAGCAACTGGAACGGTTCAATGGTCTGCTGGCGGCGAAAATCATGGGGAGCGGCGCCGGCGGTGTCAGTTCCGGCGAGGCCATTGCACTGGTCGAAAGCATTGCGGCCACAACCTTGCCGGAAGGTTATCAAATTGCCTGGACCGGCGCCGCATTTCAGGAAAAAAGATTGGGTTCGGCGGCAATCTTTGCTTTCAGTCTTGCGGTCGTGATGGTTTTCCTGATTCTGGCTGCGCAATTTGAAACCTGGGCATTGCCCGTGGCCGTCATTATGGCGATTCCGTTTGCGATGCTCGGTGCATTAGCCGCCATTCTGCTGCGCGGCATGCCCAATGATATTTATTTTCAGATCGGCATGGTGACGTTGATCGGGTTGACGGCGAAAAATGCGATTCTGCTGGTTGAATTTGCCAGCCAGAGAATGAAGCAGGGTGTGGATGCTTCACAGGCAGCGATTCAATCCGCGCAACTGCGTTTCCGCCCGATCGTAATGACTTCGATGGCGTTTATATTAGGCGTGGTTCCGCTGGTCATAGCCACCGGTGCCGGCTCGGCAGCGCGCCAATCGATGGGAACCGGTGTTTTTGGCGGCATGATCATGGCCACCACCGTCGCCACTATTTTTGTTCCGCTGTTCTTTTCCTGGTTTGTGCGCAAACACGAACCTAAGCAACCTGATACTCAACCAAACATAACGTCCAAGCCGCAACGATCGGACAAGCCTGAAAGGGATGCTCGGGATTAA
- a CDS encoding integrin alpha, producing MAAHSINLSSLDGNNGFRLNGEAAYGQSGFSVSDAGDVNGDGFDDVIIGVPGADSNSNGSGSNYVVFGKASEFDATMDLSGLDGTNGFRLNGATGDFSGDSVSSAGDVNGDGFDDVIIGADRADSNGDDSGSSYVVFGKASGFDAAMDLSSLNGSNGFRLYGEATEDRLGSTVSSAGDVNGDGFDDMIIGAPGADLGGSSSGSSYVVFGKSSGFDAAMDLSSLNGSNGFRLDGSEYAVSGRAVSNAGDVNGDGFEDLIVDDFGTDPTSINFFGSSYVVFGKASRFDATMDLSGLDGTNGFRLDDKIGPEYSGRSVSSAGDVNGDGFDDLIIGAPLSGPSGQYLGSSYVVFGKASGFNAAVSLSSLDGSNGFRLRGETGYDRSGFSVSSAGDVNGDGLDDVIVGAPIATPNGVQSGSSYVVFGKASGFGVAMDLSSLDGSNGFRLDGEAFEKSGYSVSSAGDVNSDGFDDLIVGAPNADPNGNDSGSSYVIFGRSSFVDDVDFPGTHGDDIFTGTSAAESFEGGDGNDRMIGRGGADSFDGGTGNDYIRILGDDFELVDGGSGTDTLGLTGSGFNLDLSSVVNKIHGIETISLYGVGDNSLMLTAQDIIDLSDTTNTLKIKGNTGDSVTGLSSGWTDGGVHGNFHTYTQGEAVLLIGVDVTTDFPIA from the coding sequence ATGGCGGCGCATAGTATTAATTTATCCAGTCTTGATGGTAATAACGGTTTCCGCCTGAATGGTGAAGCAGCGTATGGCCAATCAGGCTTCTCTGTGAGTGATGCGGGAGACGTGAATGGGGACGGTTTTGATGATGTGATAATCGGCGTTCCTGGCGCTGATTCGAATAGTAATGGATCCGGTTCAAATTACGTAGTATTTGGCAAGGCATCCGAATTTGATGCAACGATGGATTTATCCGGTCTCGATGGAACTAATGGTTTCCGCCTGAATGGAGCAACGGGTGATTTTTCAGGCGATTCTGTGAGCAGTGCGGGGGACGTCAACGGGGATGGTTTTGATGATGTGATTATTGGTGCTGATCGCGCTGATTCAAATGGTGATGATTCTGGCTCCAGTTACGTGGTATTTGGCAAGGCATCCGGATTTGATGCTGCGATGGATTTATCCAGTCTCAATGGTAGTAATGGCTTCCGCCTGTATGGTGAAGCAACGGAAGATCGTTTAGGCAGCACTGTGAGCAGTGCAGGAGATGTCAACGGTGATGGTTTTGATGACATGATTATTGGCGCTCCTGGTGCTGATCTGGGCGGCTCTTCCTCCGGTTCCAGTTACGTGGTGTTTGGCAAGTCATCCGGTTTTGATGCTGCGATGGATTTATCCAGTCTCAATGGCAGTAATGGTTTTCGCCTGGATGGATCGGAGTATGCAGTTTCAGGTCGTGCTGTGAGTAATGCAGGGGATGTCAATGGGGATGGCTTTGAAGACTTGATTGTCGATGATTTTGGAACTGACCCAACTAGTATTAACTTTTTTGGCTCCAGTTACGTGGTATTTGGCAAGGCATCCAGATTTGATGCAACGATGGATTTATCCGGTCTCGATGGAACTAATGGTTTCCGTCTGGATGATAAAATCGGGCCTGAATATTCAGGCCGCTCAGTAAGCAGTGCGGGAGATGTCAACGGTGATGGGTTCGATGATTTGATTATCGGCGCTCCTTTATCTGGTCCGAGCGGTCAGTATCTCGGTTCCAGCTATGTGGTATTTGGCAAGGCATCTGGATTTAATGCTGCGGTGAGTTTATCCAGTCTTGACGGTAGTAATGGTTTCCGTCTGCGTGGTGAAACAGGGTATGATAGATCAGGCTTCTCTGTGAGCAGTGCCGGGGACGTGAACGGGGACGGTTTAGATGATGTGATTGTCGGTGCTCCTATTGCTACTCCGAATGGTGTTCAATCGGGTTCCAGTTATGTGGTATTTGGTAAGGCATCGGGATTTGGTGTGGCGATGGATTTATCCAGTCTCGACGGTAGTAATGGTTTTCGTCTGGATGGTGAAGCATTTGAAAAATCAGGCTACTCTGTGAGTAGTGCAGGAGACGTCAATAGCGATGGTTTTGACGATTTGATTGTGGGTGCGCCTAATGCTGATCCGAATGGTAATGATTCCGGCTCCAGCTACGTCATCTTTGGTCGCAGCAGCTTTGTTGATGACGTAGATTTTCCCGGCACGCACGGAGATGATATTTTCACTGGCACTTCCGCTGCGGAGAGCTTTGAAGGCGGGGATGGCAACGACCGCATGATCGGCCGAGGCGGCGCGGATTCGTTTGATGGTGGTACGGGTAACGATTACATCCGCATTTTGGGCGATGATTTCGAGCTTGTCGACGGCGGCTCAGGTACCGATACTTTAGGGCTGACTGGCAGTGGATTTAATCTGGATTTATCCAGCGTGGTCAATAAAATTCACGGTATAGAAACCATTAGTTTGTATGGTGTCGGAGATAACTCACTGATGCTGACCGCGCAGGATATCATCGATTTGTCGGATACGACAAATACCTTGAAGATCAAAGGCAATACCGGCGATAGCGTGACCGGGCTAAGCAGCGGTTGGACGGATGGCGGCGTGCACGGTAATTTCCACACCTATACTCAAGGGGAAGCGGTGCTGTTGATCGGGGTGGATGTGACGACGGACTTCCCGATAGCCTAA